In Comamonas sp. lk, the following proteins share a genomic window:
- a CDS encoding ABC transporter substrate-binding protein, protein MPHDPPLVLDVCGKPQTYTQVPQRAVTHDVNITEMFLFLGLGDRLVGYSGIPSRKEIAPEIKPVLDLLPNLSSHDMSLEAMVDARTDFVFAGWSYGFRAGGVTPELLAEHGIASYVLAESCIRVNARQRVGLEDVELDLGNLARIFDVEGQAIPRISQLKTARERLAGQMAANASKPRVFVFDSGEKIPVTAGRYGMPQAILDAAGARNIFDDIPSNWPRGNWEDVIERDPQWIVIVDYGMPSAQGKMGFLLAKPELAQVSAIRKRQFFVMSYAQATPGPRSVQVAQRLAATLHPELEITTDALTWPTLKQSQAQP, encoded by the coding sequence ATGCCTCATGACCCGCCATTGGTGCTCGATGTGTGCGGCAAGCCGCAAACCTATACCCAGGTGCCGCAGCGTGCGGTAACCCACGATGTGAACATCACGGAGATGTTTCTTTTTCTGGGGCTGGGGGACCGACTCGTGGGCTACTCGGGCATTCCGTCGCGCAAAGAGATTGCGCCCGAGATCAAACCGGTGCTGGATCTTTTGCCGAATCTTTCATCGCATGACATGAGTCTTGAAGCCATGGTCGATGCCCGTACGGACTTTGTCTTTGCGGGCTGGAGTTATGGATTTCGGGCGGGTGGAGTCACTCCCGAGCTGCTTGCCGAGCATGGTATTGCTTCCTATGTGCTGGCGGAGTCTTGCATTCGGGTGAATGCCCGACAGCGAGTGGGCCTGGAAGATGTGGAGCTGGACCTTGGAAATTTGGCCCGTATCTTTGACGTCGAGGGTCAAGCCATTCCACGGATCTCTCAGCTGAAGACTGCCCGTGAACGTCTGGCCGGACAGATGGCGGCCAACGCCAGCAAACCGCGTGTTTTTGTGTTTGACAGCGGGGAAAAAATTCCAGTGACGGCGGGACGCTATGGCATGCCTCAGGCGATTCTGGATGCCGCCGGAGCCAGAAACATTTTTGACGATATTCCCAGCAACTGGCCGCGCGGTAACTGGGAAGACGTGATTGAGCGAGACCCGCAATGGATTGTCATCGTTGACTATGGCATGCCCAGCGCACAGGGCAAGATGGGCTTTCTTCTCGCCAAACCGGAATTGGCCCAAGTCAGTGCAATTCGCAAGCGCCAGTTTTTTGTGATGAGCTATGCCCAGGCCACTCCCGGACCTCGCAGCGTGCAGGTCGCGCAGCGCTTGGCTGCAACCTTGCACCCTGAGCTGGAGATCACCACGGATGCGCTGACCTGGCCCACGCTCAAACAGAGTCAGGCACAGCCATGA
- a CDS encoding (2Fe-2S) ferredoxin domain-containing protein, whose translation MNGDASTLTAGCMPMTETVSMILLGRGGVGSAAKQELQALAEQLKRAALKKGQKLLVCIAFIDRTEPSLPEALDALLVSASLPLNSIAIVPVFGPDEPALRRWMHKVVMRWRARFSADEPLPRIVFTAPLLQTAGIEDLLFDKVYQAQQHEDVVTVVGDEDWQADPKGWSLVPEHQHHVLWCTGPRCAAKGALSLWPKLGQMVREDPALKKKFMLLQTSCQYPCNHGPLMIVYPEGRWYGNLDETEIQDILRQQTSDGLRGTVEVIKKS comes from the coding sequence ATGAACGGCGACGCAAGCACATTGACCGCTGGATGCATGCCGATGACCGAGACGGTTTCCATGATTCTGCTGGGACGCGGAGGAGTTGGCAGTGCGGCCAAGCAGGAGTTGCAAGCGCTGGCCGAGCAACTCAAACGGGCAGCGCTGAAAAAAGGGCAAAAACTGCTTGTTTGCATCGCGTTTATCGACAGGACAGAGCCTTCTCTGCCAGAAGCGCTGGATGCGCTGTTGGTAAGTGCATCCCTGCCATTGAACAGCATTGCCATCGTGCCGGTATTCGGCCCGGATGAACCTGCCTTGCGCCGCTGGATGCACAAGGTCGTGATGCGCTGGCGTGCCCGGTTTTCGGCCGACGAACCGTTGCCGAGAATTGTTTTCACAGCGCCGTTGCTGCAAACCGCAGGGATTGAGGACTTGCTGTTTGACAAGGTGTATCAAGCCCAGCAGCACGAAGATGTCGTGACGGTGGTCGGTGATGAAGATTGGCAGGCCGATCCCAAAGGATGGTCGCTGGTGCCAGAACACCAGCATCATGTTCTGTGGTGTACGGGGCCAAGATGTGCGGCCAAAGGCGCTTTGTCGCTGTGGCCCAAGCTGGGGCAGATGGTGAGGGAGGATCCTGCGCTGAAGAAGAAATTCATGTTGCTTCAGACCAGCTGCCAGTACCCATGCAATCACGGCCCGCTGATGATCGTTTATCCGGAAGGGCGCTGGTACGGCAACCTGGATGAGACAGAGATTCAAGACATACTGCGTCAGCAAACATCTGATGGTTTACGTGGGACGGTTGAGGTGATCAAGAAGAGCTGA
- a CDS encoding PrkA family serine protein kinase, translating to MDVINNSAARYVRLREEEMSLDEYLVLCQRDPMAYESAARRMLAAIGEPEMVDTRNEPRLSRLFANKVIRRYPAFAEFYGMEDSIEQVVSFFRHAAQGLEERKQILYLLGPVGGGKSSIAERLKYLMQKVPFYALKGSPVNESPLGLFDAVEDGPVLEEQFGIPRRCLQHVLSPWAVKRLEELGGDIRQFRVVKRYPSILKQIAIAKTEPGDENNQDISSLVGKVDIRKLENFAQDDTDAYSYSGGLCLANQGLLEFVEMFKAPIKVLHPLLTATQESNYKGTEGFGAIPFDGMVLAHSNESEWKAFRNNRNNEAFLDRIYIVKVPYCLRVSEEARIYEKLIRESSLSSAVCAPGTLKMMAQFAVLTRLMEPENSSIFSKMQVYDGESLKDTDPRAKSYQEYRDYAGVDEGMSGISTRFAFKILSKVFNYDSTEVAANPVHLMYVLEQQIEREQFPAELETKYTGYIKEYLSPHYAEFIGKEIQTAYLESYSEYGQNIFDRYVTYADYWIQDNEYRDNDTGESFDRAALNAELEKIEKPAGVANPKDFRNEIVNFVLRARANNQGKNPAWTSYEKLRLVIEKKMFSNTEELLPVISFNAKASAEDARKHEDFVVRMEAKGYTPKQVRLLCEWYLRVRKSS from the coding sequence ATGGATGTCATCAACAACTCAGCTGCTCGTTACGTTCGGCTGCGCGAAGAAGAGATGTCTTTGGACGAATATCTCGTCTTGTGCCAACGTGATCCCATGGCCTATGAAAGTGCCGCCCGGCGCATGCTGGCGGCCATTGGTGAGCCCGAGATGGTGGACACGCGCAACGAGCCCCGGCTGTCGCGCCTGTTCGCCAACAAGGTCATCCGTCGTTATCCGGCCTTTGCCGAGTTCTACGGCATGGAGGATTCCATCGAGCAGGTAGTGAGCTTCTTTCGCCACGCTGCACAGGGGTTGGAGGAACGCAAGCAAATCCTGTATCTGCTGGGCCCTGTGGGTGGCGGCAAGAGTTCCATTGCCGAGCGCTTGAAATATCTGATGCAGAAAGTGCCGTTCTATGCGCTCAAAGGCTCCCCGGTGAACGAGTCGCCGCTGGGGCTTTTCGATGCCGTGGAAGACGGCCCGGTGCTGGAGGAACAGTTCGGCATCCCCAGGCGCTGCCTGCAACACGTGCTCTCGCCCTGGGCCGTGAAGCGGCTGGAGGAGCTGGGAGGCGATATCCGCCAGTTCCGCGTTGTCAAGCGCTATCCCAGCATACTCAAACAGATCGCCATCGCAAAGACCGAGCCAGGCGACGAGAACAACCAGGACATCTCCAGTCTGGTGGGCAAGGTGGACATCCGCAAGCTGGAGAATTTTGCCCAGGATGATACCGACGCCTATAGCTACTCTGGCGGCCTGTGCCTGGCCAATCAGGGGCTGCTGGAATTCGTCGAAATGTTCAAAGCGCCCATCAAGGTGCTGCACCCCTTGCTGACGGCTACGCAGGAGAGCAACTACAAGGGAACGGAAGGCTTCGGTGCCATTCCCTTTGACGGCATGGTGCTGGCGCACAGCAACGAGAGTGAGTGGAAAGCTTTTCGCAACAACCGCAACAACGAGGCTTTTCTGGACCGCATCTACATCGTCAAGGTGCCTTACTGCCTGAGGGTCTCGGAAGAAGCCAGAATTTACGAGAAGCTGATTCGTGAATCGTCACTGTCCAGTGCGGTATGCGCGCCCGGCACGCTCAAGATGATGGCGCAGTTCGCGGTGCTGACGCGTCTGATGGAACCGGAGAACTCCAGCATCTTCAGCAAGATGCAGGTCTATGACGGCGAAAGCCTCAAGGACACGGATCCGCGTGCCAAGAGCTACCAGGAATACCGTGATTACGCGGGGGTGGATGAGGGCATGTCCGGCATCTCCACACGCTTTGCCTTCAAGATTCTGTCCAAGGTGTTCAACTACGACAGCACCGAGGTGGCGGCCAACCCGGTTCACCTGATGTATGTGCTGGAGCAGCAGATCGAGCGCGAACAGTTTCCGGCCGAACTGGAGACCAAGTACACCGGCTATATCAAGGAGTACCTGTCGCCGCATTACGCCGAATTCATAGGCAAGGAAATCCAGACGGCCTATCTGGAAAGCTACAGCGAGTACGGGCAGAACATCTTCGACCGTTACGTGACCTACGCCGATTACTGGATTCAGGACAACGAATACCGTGACAACGACACCGGCGAGTCCTTTGACCGTGCTGCACTCAATGCCGAGCTGGAGAAGATTGAAAAGCCCGCCGGGGTTGCCAATCCCAAGGACTTCCGCAACGAGATCGTCAACTTCGTGCTGCGAGCGCGGGCCAATAACCAGGGCAAGAACCCGGCTTGGACCAGTTACGAGAAGCTGCGTCTGGTGATAGAGAAGAAAATGTTCTCCAACACCGAGGAGCTGCTGCCGGTCATCAGCTTCAACGCCAAGGCCAGTGCCGAGGACGCCCGCAAGCACGAGGACTTTGTTGTCCGCATGGAGGCCAAAGGCTACACGCCCAAGCAGGTGCGCCTGCTGTGCGAGTGGTATCTGCGCGTGCGCAAGAGCAGCTGA
- a CDS encoding YeaH/YhbH family protein translates to MALHIIDRRLAGKNKSVGNRERFVRRYKQQIAEAVRRAVEKRGIRHIEEAENITIPRKDIREPVFRHGQGGISDTVHPGNSEHVRGDRIARPQGGAGGSGSQASDSGEGEDDFTFTLSKEEFMELFFEDLALPRLLRTHIGNTLQYKTRRAGYSHDGTPHNLALLRTMGGALGRRIALTKAPQRELKALQLQLEALLEQDDGTSEVVAELQQRIDALQARIDKVAFLDPIDLRFRNRTRVPVPSSQAVMFCVMDVSGSMDQARKDLAKRFFILLYLFLTRHYEKIDIVFIRHHTQAAEVNEDEFFHSQESGGTVVSSALVLLDQIIRARYAAGDWNIYVAQASDGDNFNDDGSNCRNLLAEKILPLVRYFAYVQVVQEEQNLWEEYSQLAAQFSHFAMRKVSEPGEIYPVFRDLFKKEGVSV, encoded by the coding sequence ATGGCATTGCATATCATCGACCGTAGGCTCGCAGGCAAGAATAAGTCGGTGGGCAACCGCGAGCGCTTTGTGCGCCGCTACAAGCAACAAATTGCCGAGGCGGTACGCCGAGCGGTGGAAAAACGCGGTATCCGTCACATCGAGGAGGCCGAAAACATCACCATCCCGCGCAAGGACATCCGAGAGCCGGTGTTTCGCCACGGGCAGGGGGGTATCTCGGATACCGTGCATCCGGGCAATAGCGAGCATGTGCGTGGCGACCGCATCGCCCGTCCCCAGGGCGGTGCGGGTGGTTCCGGTTCTCAGGCCAGCGACAGCGGAGAAGGGGAAGACGACTTCACTTTCACCCTGTCCAAGGAAGAGTTCATGGAGCTGTTCTTTGAAGATCTAGCCTTGCCGCGCCTGTTGCGAACCCATATAGGCAACACGCTGCAGTACAAGACGCGCCGCGCAGGCTATAGCCACGACGGCACGCCCCACAACCTGGCTTTGCTGCGCACCATGGGCGGTGCCCTGGGGCGGCGTATCGCCCTGACCAAGGCACCACAGCGTGAGTTGAAGGCTTTGCAACTCCAACTGGAGGCCTTGCTGGAGCAGGACGATGGCACCAGCGAGGTGGTGGCAGAACTACAGCAGCGCATTGATGCACTGCAGGCGCGCATAGACAAAGTGGCTTTTCTCGATCCCATAGACCTGCGTTTTCGCAACCGCACCCGGGTGCCGGTGCCCAGCAGTCAGGCGGTGATGTTTTGCGTGATGGATGTCTCCGGCTCCATGGATCAGGCGCGCAAGGATCTTGCCAAGCGCTTCTTCATCCTGCTGTACCTGTTTCTTACGCGTCACTACGAGAAGATAGATATCGTCTTCATCCGCCACCACACCCAGGCGGCCGAGGTCAACGAGGATGAGTTCTTCCACTCCCAGGAAAGCGGGGGCACGGTGGTCAGCAGTGCACTGGTGCTGCTCGATCAGATCATTCGCGCGCGCTATGCCGCGGGCGACTGGAATATCTATGTGGCCCAGGCCAGCGATGGCGACAACTTCAATGACGACGGCTCCAACTGCCGCAATTTGCTGGCCGAGAAAATTCTGCCCCTGGTGCGCTACTTTGCCTATGTACAGGTCGTTCAGGAGGAGCAAAATCTGTGGGAGGAATACAGTCAGCTGGCTGCCCAGTTCTCGCACTTTGCCATGCGCAAGGTGTCCGAGCCGGGTGAAATCTATCCGGTGTTTCGCGATTTGTTCAAGAAAGAGGGGGTATCGGTATGA
- a CDS encoding SpoVR family protein: MNLSQYPVLDPRQGTHPLRPATAGERVQRGVPPVPLPAGKRPEHPLPDPSDWTFELIERYHAAIASTAARFGLDTYPNQLEVISAEQMMDAYASAGMPVGYRHWSYGKDYLATERRYRRGHMGLAYEIVINSNPCISYLMEENTTAMQALVIAHAAYGHNSFFKNNYLFGMWTDAGGIIDYLIYARDFVAQCEERHGLETVEQWLDSCHALSNLGVDRYRRPTKKSLVRERAEREQREAYAQQQVNVLWRTLPTRPGKGSTAQSNERFPKEPEENLLYFIEKNAPLLEPWQREIVRIVRKVAQYFYPQRQTQVMNEGWATFWHYTLLNTMYDEGWLTDGVMIEWLASHTNVIYQPPAGHRAYSGINPYALGFAMYRDIRRICQNPTEEDRRWFPDMAGTPWLPALHHAMQNFKDESFIGQYLSPQLMRDMRLFSIHDDASERELLVSAIHNEDGYRDLRQTLSQQYDLGAREPNIQVWNVNLRGDRCLTLRHTRHRGRPLADDVLEVLKHAARLWGFGVQLEGVNGDGETPVLLHSVPPPPST; encoded by the coding sequence ATGAACCTCTCTCAGTATCCTGTCCTGGATCCCCGTCAAGGCACTCATCCCTTGAGACCCGCTACCGCTGGCGAGCGGGTACAACGTGGCGTTCCTCCTGTTCCCTTGCCTGCTGGCAAGCGTCCCGAGCACCCTCTGCCAGACCCTAGCGACTGGACCTTCGAGTTGATCGAGCGCTACCACGCGGCCATTGCCTCCACGGCCGCACGCTTTGGACTGGACACCTATCCCAATCAGCTGGAGGTGATTTCGGCCGAACAGATGATGGATGCCTATGCCAGCGCGGGCATGCCGGTGGGTTATCGCCACTGGAGTTATGGCAAGGACTATCTGGCGACCGAGCGGCGTTATCGACGCGGTCACATGGGCCTGGCCTACGAGATCGTCATCAACTCCAACCCCTGCATCAGCTACCTGATGGAGGAAAACACCACGGCCATGCAGGCCCTGGTGATAGCCCACGCAGCCTATGGGCACAACAGCTTCTTCAAAAACAACTACCTGTTTGGTATGTGGACGGATGCGGGCGGCATCATCGACTATCTGATCTATGCCCGGGATTTCGTTGCCCAATGCGAGGAGCGGCACGGGCTGGAGACCGTGGAGCAGTGGTTGGACTCCTGTCATGCTTTGTCCAATCTGGGGGTGGACCGCTACCGCCGTCCGACCAAGAAAAGTCTGGTCCGCGAGCGTGCCGAACGTGAACAGCGCGAAGCCTATGCCCAGCAGCAGGTGAATGTGCTGTGGCGCACTTTGCCGACTCGTCCGGGCAAGGGCAGCACAGCGCAAAGCAACGAACGTTTTCCCAAGGAGCCGGAAGAGAACCTGCTGTACTTCATCGAAAAAAATGCGCCCCTGCTGGAGCCCTGGCAACGCGAGATTGTGCGCATTGTTCGCAAAGTCGCACAGTATTTCTATCCGCAGCGCCAGACCCAGGTGATGAACGAGGGCTGGGCCACGTTCTGGCACTACACCTTGCTCAACACCATGTATGACGAGGGCTGGCTCACGGATGGCGTGATGATCGAATGGCTGGCCTCGCATACCAATGTGATCTATCAGCCCCCGGCCGGTCACCGCGCATACAGCGGCATCAATCCCTATGCGCTGGGCTTTGCCATGTACCGCGACATTCGGCGCATCTGCCAGAACCCCACCGAGGAGGACAGACGCTGGTTCCCCGACATGGCGGGCACACCCTGGCTGCCGGCGCTGCATCACGCCATGCAGAACTTCAAGGACGAGAGCTTCATCGGTCAGTACCTGAGCCCGCAGCTGATGCGAGACATGCGCCTGTTCTCCATCCATGACGATGCCAGCGAGCGGGAATTGCTGGTCAGTGCCATTCACAACGAGGACGGTTACCGCGACCTGCGCCAGACGCTGTCGCAACAATACGATCTGGGTGCTCGCGAGCCCAATATCCAGGTCTGGAATGTCAATCTGCGCGGCGATCGCTGTCTCACCTTGCGCCATACCCGCCACCGGGGTCGTCCGCTGGCAGACGATGTGCTGGAGGTGCTCAAGCACGCGGCGCGTTTATGGGGCTTTGGCGTGCAGCTAGAAGGCGTCAACGGGGATGGCGAGACGCCGGTATTGCTGCATTCCGTGCCGCCCCCTCCATCCACCTGA
- a CDS encoding porin: MPSRPSLATKPGRYTLATLATLSCAAAALPLAAQASVTLYGTVDSGLLSMSNYSTGVGYVPTTAHSGSAVKAKDGGLGASNWGIKGSEDLGGGLRANFQLQGLFNTTNGTTGGANSSSSTSFFNQLSVVGLSGGFGEIKLGRQFSPSAWAMQYTDARGMRYFGSALTTLVGMNSASRSWIGNNSNVAFGTIYNDNTIVYTTPTWNQLKFDFAYSFGEGGGKANSQQSVAAFYHSGGLKLSALYYNGYGNGLPNATALYTAALGNASAGAAAASAAGFSPTANTNRLYSVGALYNTGPYTVSGQYYVARNPDHVIMPGGSDSLDMWNIGAGWRPAPYLNITTAFYHTKDNKNAGHKSTQFVMGLEYLFSKRTLAYVQGAYVSNDGANMALSPVYGSPVAAGKDVRAWMVGLRHSF; the protein is encoded by the coding sequence ATGCCCTCTCGCCCAAGCCTTGCAACAAAACCCGGCCGCTATACGCTCGCCACACTGGCAACACTCAGCTGCGCCGCAGCCGCCTTGCCTCTGGCGGCTCAGGCCAGCGTCACCCTCTATGGCACGGTGGATTCGGGTCTGCTCAGCATGTCCAACTACAGTACCGGCGTGGGCTATGTGCCCACCACGGCGCACAGCGGCTCGGCCGTCAAGGCCAAGGACGGCGGCCTGGGCGCCAGCAACTGGGGCATCAAGGGCAGCGAAGATCTGGGCGGTGGGCTACGTGCGAACTTTCAGCTGCAAGGCCTTTTCAACACCACCAATGGCACGACGGGGGGAGCCAACTCCAGCAGCAGCACCTCCTTCTTCAACCAGCTCTCGGTGGTCGGACTCTCGGGCGGCTTCGGTGAAATCAAACTAGGCCGTCAGTTCTCGCCCTCAGCCTGGGCCATGCAATACACCGACGCCCGTGGCATGCGCTACTTCGGCTCGGCGCTCACCACCCTGGTCGGCATGAACAGCGCCAGCCGCTCCTGGATAGGCAACAACTCCAATGTCGCCTTCGGCACGATTTACAACGACAACACCATCGTCTACACCACGCCAACCTGGAATCAGCTGAAATTTGATTTTGCCTACTCGTTCGGCGAGGGCGGCGGCAAGGCCAACTCCCAGCAATCCGTCGCCGCTTTCTATCACAGCGGCGGCCTCAAACTCTCGGCTCTTTACTACAACGGTTATGGCAACGGCCTGCCCAATGCCACGGCTCTGTATACGGCTGCCCTGGGCAATGCCAGTGCCGGCGCTGCTGCAGCAAGCGCCGCAGGTTTCTCACCGACGGCCAACACCAACCGCCTGTACTCCGTAGGCGCGCTCTACAACACCGGCCCCTATACCGTAAGCGGCCAGTACTATGTGGCGCGCAACCCCGACCACGTGATCATGCCCGGCGGTTCCGACAGTCTCGATATGTGGAATATCGGCGCCGGCTGGCGCCCAGCGCCCTATCTCAACATCACCACGGCCTTCTATCACACCAAGGACAACAAGAACGCAGGCCACAAGTCCACGCAATTTGTGATGGGCCTGGAGTATTTGTTCTCCAAGCGCACCTTGGCCTATGTACAAGGGGCTTATGTCAGCAATGACGGGGCCAATATGGCGCTCAGCCCTGTATACGGCAGCCCGGTCGCTGCAGGCAAAGATGTACGGGCTTGGATGGTGGGCCTGCGTCACAGCTTCTGA
- a CDS encoding 3-keto-5-aminohexanoate cleavage protein, protein MNFLDGHLFPENQQPLIITAAPYAPSWMPGDFPGEIAVTMEEQIQKAVDCYNAGAQVLHLHVRELDGRGSKRLSKFNELIAGVRARVPEMIIQVGGSISFAPETDGAAAKWLSDDTRHMLAELDPKPDQVTVTINTSQMNILEQFDARDIQGTSMEDPVVFNAYKEMTVPAQPGWAEEHIRRLSEAGIQSAFQCYNINSFESVERLMRRGIYKGPLVMNWVAIGGGMDAPNIYSLAHFVRAVPDGAVLTVESSVLNVLPINAMGIAMGLHVRCGTEDNLWNQTRTEKMGTVAQIEQLVRMAKEFSRPIATPAQAREICQIGVFYDSVEETLERNGFAPNRNGAQQGFLRKVA, encoded by the coding sequence ATGAACTTCCTCGACGGCCACCTCTTCCCCGAAAACCAGCAGCCGCTGATCATCACCGCTGCGCCCTACGCCCCCTCGTGGATGCCCGGTGACTTTCCCGGCGAAATCGCCGTCACCATGGAAGAGCAGATCCAGAAAGCCGTGGACTGCTACAACGCCGGCGCCCAGGTGCTGCACCTGCATGTGCGTGAACTCGACGGCCGCGGCAGCAAGCGCCTGTCCAAGTTCAACGAGCTGATCGCCGGCGTGCGTGCCCGCGTGCCCGAGATGATCATCCAGGTCGGCGGCTCCATCAGCTTTGCCCCCGAGACCGATGGTGCTGCTGCCAAGTGGCTGTCCGACGACACCCGCCACATGCTGGCCGAGCTGGACCCCAAGCCCGACCAGGTGACGGTGACCATCAACACCTCGCAGATGAACATCCTCGAGCAGTTCGATGCGCGCGACATCCAGGGCACGTCCATGGAAGACCCGGTGGTGTTCAACGCCTACAAGGAAATGACCGTGCCCGCCCAACCCGGCTGGGCCGAGGAGCATATCCGCCGCCTGTCCGAGGCCGGCATCCAAAGCGCTTTCCAGTGCTACAACATCAACAGCTTCGAGTCGGTGGAGCGCCTGATGCGCCGCGGCATCTACAAAGGCCCGCTGGTGATGAACTGGGTGGCGATTGGCGGCGGCATGGACGCCCCCAACATCTACAGCCTGGCCCACTTTGTGCGCGCCGTGCCCGATGGCGCCGTGCTGACCGTGGAAAGCTCGGTGCTCAACGTGCTGCCCATCAACGCCATGGGCATTGCCATGGGTCTGCATGTGCGCTGCGGCACCGAAGACAACCTGTGGAACCAGACCCGCACCGAAAAAATGGGCACGGTGGCCCAGATCGAGCAACTGGTGCGCATGGCCAAGGAGTTCAGCCGCCCCATTGCCACGCCGGCGCAAGCGCGTGAGATCTGCCAGATCGGCGTGTTCTACGACAGCGTGGAAGAGACGCTGGAGAGGAACGGCTTTGCCCCCAACCGCAACGGCGCCCAGCAAGGCTTTTTGCGCAAGGTTGCATAA
- a CDS encoding porin, protein MGSKKLVIGTLACALAPLGAWAQSSVQMYGVMDLGVSSYRGDGAGSRQMVTSGGNQASRLGFRGREDLGDGLAAGFDMEAGLNADTGTGQLTNSNNQASGNSGGGGLTFNRKSFVYLQSKQWGELRLGRDYTPAFWNTFIFDPFRVGVGASTHVLHGTTVTGFRASNSVGYFSPGCSGPACQGLFYQGMVAFGENGAGPERQDGNLYGLRVGYGATQWSAAAAITTTRNRIADDYTSMNIAAAYLWNGHKFMALAAENRTGNRLAAVGNANRVRYWQLGAEWKVGNDSIPMSFMRLTRNDGASSSSQKYAVGYVHNLSKRTAIYGTYAYVDNRGSLNLPVASGAVNGPIPTAGGNASGFDVGLRHSF, encoded by the coding sequence ATGGGTTCTAAAAAACTGGTTATCGGCACTCTGGCATGTGCCCTCGCCCCGCTGGGCGCATGGGCACAATCCTCGGTACAAATGTATGGAGTCATGGATTTGGGCGTTTCGTCCTATCGGGGCGATGGTGCGGGCTCGCGCCAAATGGTGACATCCGGCGGCAATCAAGCCAGCCGCCTGGGTTTCAGAGGTCGTGAAGACCTGGGCGACGGCCTGGCTGCCGGTTTCGATATGGAGGCTGGCCTCAATGCCGACACCGGCACCGGCCAGCTGACCAACAGCAACAACCAGGCCTCGGGCAATAGCGGCGGCGGCGGTCTGACCTTCAACCGCAAGTCCTTCGTCTATCTGCAAAGCAAGCAATGGGGCGAGCTGCGTCTGGGTCGTGACTACACGCCCGCGTTCTGGAACACGTTTATCTTTGACCCCTTCCGCGTGGGCGTGGGCGCCAGCACCCATGTGCTGCACGGCACGACGGTCACGGGCTTTCGCGCTTCCAACAGCGTAGGCTACTTCTCGCCCGGCTGCTCGGGCCCAGCCTGCCAAGGATTGTTCTATCAAGGCATGGTCGCCTTCGGTGAGAACGGCGCAGGCCCCGAGCGCCAGGACGGCAATCTCTATGGTCTGCGCGTAGGCTATGGTGCCACGCAGTGGAGTGCTGCAGCCGCAATCACCACGACCCGCAACCGCATCGCAGACGACTACACCTCTATGAATATTGCGGCCGCCTATCTGTGGAACGGGCATAAGTTCATGGCTTTGGCGGCTGAAAACCGCACCGGCAACCGTCTCGCCGCAGTCGGCAACGCCAATCGCGTTCGTTACTGGCAACTGGGCGCAGAGTGGAAGGTCGGCAATGACTCTATTCCCATGAGCTTTATGCGCCTGACACGCAACGACGGCGCCAGCAGCTCTTCGCAAAAGTATGCCGTGGGCTATGTGCACAACCTCTCCAAGCGCACGGCCATCTACGGCACTTACGCCTACGTGGACAATCGCGGCAGCCTCAACCTCCCCGTGGCTTCCGGTGCTGTCAACGGCCCCATCCCCACGGCTGGCGGCAATGCCTCAGGCTTTGATGTGGGTCTGCGTCACAGCTTCTGA